TCAAAATCAATTATATGCCTGTTCCTTGAGTACCAATGCAAAATCCTTGATGGTCTCTTTGTTGGTATCAACGAAAACCAACTGCTCCGAACCAGGATATTGCATTCCTAGCTCTGCAACGGCTCGCGCTTCAATAATCTGGATATTGGACGCACTTTCTATTTTAACGTTCAGATTTTCAATCTCGCCCTGAATCACACTGTTTTCTTTAATCATCGAGTTGATGTTGTATTTAATGCTTGCTGCGTATGCTGTGGCAATAATCAGTCCAACGCAAAGTACACCTGTGAATACCGTAAGTGACAGCATTCTAAATTTGTCTTTTGCATTGATTCCCGAGCTCTGACTCTTAGATTTTATGGGTTCTTTTTTAATTGTCTTTGGCTTCATATCAAGGCCATATTTCTTATAGCTATCTTGATATTCATACCACTTTTCTGCTGCCATCATAAGAATCTACCTCAATTTCTTTTCTATTACCCTCAATTTCGCGCTTCGTGCCCGGGGGTTCATCTCTAGTTCCTGCGGCGAGGGAAGAATCGGCTTACCGCTGATTTTCTTTACATCCGGCTTTTTCCCGCAGGTACAGATGGGGAATTCTTTCGGACAAGTGCATGGATTGACCCTTCGCTGAAATGCTTCCTTGACAATCCTGTCTTCCAGAGAATGGAAGGTAATGATACAAAGTCTGCCTCCTTCACCCAATACGTCAATGAATTCTGAAGCAGCACGTTCCAGCTGACCAAGCTCGTCATTTACTTCAATCCTGATTGCCTGAAAGGTTCTTTTCGCAGGATGAGGTCCTTCTCTTCTCGCAGATGCTGGAATTGCAGCTTTAATCACATTTACCAGTTCCCCAGTGGTCCTGATTCTCTGCTTCTTCCTCTCTTTTACGATGAATTCGCTGATACGCGAAGCCCATCGTTCTTCCCCATATTTTTTAATGAGCTCTGTTAGCT
This genomic window from Clostridiales bacterium contains:
- the rsmH gene encoding 16S rRNA (cytosine(1402)-N(4))-methyltransferase RsmH encodes the protein MEFKHTSVLFSETIKNLNISPEGTYVDGTLGGGGHASGICERLGENGIFIGIDRDEDAINAAQERLKGHSCSKIYVRDNYSNIKSILEEQGISEIQGAVLDLGVSSFQLDNSERGFSYMQDAPLDMRMSRDDSLTADIVVNEYEQKELTELIKKYGEERWASRISEFIVKERKKQRIRTTGELVNVIKAAIPASARREGPHPAKRTFQAIRIEVNDELGQLERAASEFIDVLGEGGRLCIITFHSLEDRIVKEAFQRRVNPCTCPKEFPICTCGKKPDVKKISGKPILPSPQELEMNPRARSAKLRVIEKKLR